TTGCCCATATTTATCAATTTGATAATAAAAACCCTGTTTATAGCGTCTTTGATTTAGACTTTCATAGCAACCAAAAAATCAATGAAATATTAAAATTTTTAACCCAAAACCCGTCATATGATCATTCACAAAATATTTACAAAATTAACTATATAATCGCACAAAAACTGCGTAATCTTCCAATTGATTTCGGAAAATTAACATTTTTAATTGAAACAGAAATTAATATACCAGAAACAAATATTAGTCATATTCCTAATATTTGTTATCAAAAAATAGTTGATTCTAAGCTTTTTTATTATCTAGCAATTAATAAACCGCCTTTTTTATTCATTAAAAATCTTAATGATTTTACCGATTTTAGTGACGGAAATGATATTGTTGTTTCGTCACTTGGCGAATATGCGCGTCGTGAAAAAGTAAAAGTCGTTTTTAAAAAGCAAGATATAACAAAATTTAACTTTGGGAATAAGAATTTTCCTCTCTATTATTGGTAAAAAATAGTAAAATTTGCTTCTTTTTCCTAATTTTTTCCTTTTTTTGGCCAAAAGCGGTTAAAAAATTAATTTAGGTTGCAACAAATTACTATAAGGGAGCAAAAATGCAAATTTATCAATATGGAAAAATTGTCTCAAAAAATAAAAATTATTTAATTATTGAAAATCAAGGAAGCGGATATTTACTGTATGTTCCGCGGATTGACCGTTTTAATATCGATGAAAATAGAAAAATTTATCTTTACGAATATGAAAATGATTATTCAAAAATAACTTACGGATTTGCAAGCTTCCGTGAAAGAATTTTATTTGAAGATCTAATTTCAATTCAAGGGGTTGGTCCAAAAACTGCTATTTCTGTTCTTAACGGCGGTGTGCAAAACACAATTAATTTAATAGCTGCAAATGATTGAAAAGGTCTTTCAAAAATTCCTTATCTTTCTGAAAAAAATGCTAAACAAATTGTTTTTGAATTTCACGGAAAATACAAAAAATTCCTTGAGAATGACAAAAAACAAAATCAGGAAAATATTCTTGAAACTGATTCTAAAGAAGTTGAAAAAACTGATGATTTGAATGATGAAATTCTCCAAAATAATTCAGTCGAAGAAAAAACATCATCAGAACTTGAAGAAACCCTAAAAATGCTTGGCTTTAAACCTAACCAAATTAATTATGCACTCACAAAAGTTGAGCCTAATGAAAATTTCGAAAACTTAATAGAACAAGCTATCAAGATTATTTCAAATGCCAGAGAATTTAGAAGTTAGGCCAACAAATTTTGATAATTTTATTGGCCAACAAAAATTGGTTGAAACACTGAAAATTTTAATTTCATCTTCTCAAAAACGAAAACAGGCCTTAGACCATATTTTATTTTATGGGCCTCCTGGAACGGGCAAAACCACCTTAGCAAATATTGTAGCAAACGTTCTTGAATCCAAAATTAAGTATGTCCAAGGACCATTGCTCGAAAAAAAGGCCGATGTTCTTGCTGTTTTAGCAAATATTTCTCAAGACACAATTCTTTTTATTGACGAAATTCACGGAATTAATAAAAATATTGAAGAGCTTTTATATTCAGCAATGGAGGAATTTGTAATTGATCTACAAATTGGTGTTGATGGCGAGCAAAAAATTATGCGGATGAAATTACCACATTTTACACTAATTGCTGCATCAACAAAACTAGCACAAATTTCAACACCTTTGCAAAACAGATTTGGCTATATTGCTAAAATTGTCAATTATACGACTGATGAAATGGTTCAAATTATTTCAAATTCGGCAGCGATTTTGAAACTGGAAGTCAACAAGGAAATTATTAAATACATTGCTAGTTTTTCAAACAACACTCCCCGGATTGCTAATAATTTATTAAAAAGAATTCGTGATTTTGCGCTTGTTTTGAATAAAAAGAAAATTGACCGTGAAATTGTCAACAAAACTTTTGACAGCATTGGCATTTATAACCAAGGTCTTTCGCAAATAAACATTGAATATTTAAATACCCTATTCAAAATTTTTAAAGGAAAGTCCGTCGCACTCGATGTTCTTGCTAATGTTTTAAAGGAACATCGGCAAACAATTATTAATATAATTGAGCCGCCACTGATTGAAAAAGAATTAATTGAAAAAACTCCTAGAGGTCGCCGAATAACTTCAAAAGGTAAGCAATATTTAACTGATTTAACTGCTAAAGATGAAAAAAACACCTAAAAAGCCAACCTTTTTAGGTGTTTTTGTTTAAATATGTACTAATTTATCCCTATCCCGAGTTTCCCAGTTTTAAGACAAAAATTCACTTTTTAGTGAATATAAATATGAAGAAACACCCGTAAATCGGTGTTTTTTTAATGTAAAACCTTAATTTTATAAGTAGCATTTGGTAGCATTTTAAGTAATTTTATGGTATAATTATAAATTATGAAAAAACAAAAATTAACTAAGTTGGTTTAGTATCGATGTTGCAAAAATTAAGACAAAGGGTTGAATTTAACACTTTAGATCAGCAAATTATATTTAAAAAACACGATGGTGTCCCTAGCGATCCAAACATTTGAAATAGATATGATTTTTACTTTGATATCTTAATAAATCACTAATAAAATTGTAACCAACTTTTACCAAAAAACTTAAAAAAGTCCCTAAAACCGGATACTTTTTTAAAATTACCTTATGAAACTGGGAAACTCGGGAGATGAAAAAAACACCTAAAAAGCCAACCTTTTTAGGTGTTTTTGTTTAAATATGTACTAATTTATCCCTATTTTCCTGAGTTTGTCAGTTTGATGGCAAAAATTTATTTTTTTTATTGAATATAAATACGCAAAAATACCAGTAAATACGGGTTTTGAGGCTAAAATCTTAATTTTTACAGTTTTGAAATTAACCTTTTGCAAAAAAATTTTAAAAAAATGCTTGGTCAAAAATAAAATTATGTTATAATAAACATCACTTAAGAATAGTTAATAAATTTAGAAATCAGAATTAAGGGGGAATTACTTATGTTTTTGCCATAAAAAAATCAAAAAATGCGAATTATCCATTATGTTTTTAAATATAATGGAATGCCTTAAATTTACCCGTTTAGAAATCTTTAAATTTAGGGCTTTTGGTTATTGTTCTTTCAAAACTTCATATGTTTTTTTAGGCTCGCTGCAAATAAAAACGAGTTTTCTATTTGCGTTGAGTTTAAATAGTAGTTGTATTTTTTATGATTATGTTTTTTAAGTTAAAATTTTAGCTTTTTTAGTTTGCTTTATTTGATTAATAAGTAGATTTTTCTTTCATGAGGCTTAGGTTTAAAATTCTGTGTTTTTGCTTTGATAGTTATTTTTCCGGGAAACTGGGGACACCTAAAAAAGCGCAACCTTTTTAGGTGTTTTTGTTTCAATATGTGCTAATTTATCCCTATTTTCATAAACAAATTTTAAGAAATCTCAAACCATTATCATTGCTATAACATCATTTTGGCAATAAATTTGTAAATTTTTTCTAACTTCTATTCACTCAATGTCTCCAATGTAATTGAAATAACGATCAACGGCTTTAATCATTGCCTCAAGACCATTTTTTACGGCTAATTTTTTATAAGGTGTTATTAAGTGATCCAAATTGTAATTATATTTATTAATAAAATTTTCAATTTTTTTAATTGAATAAAAACCTTTAAGATCAGAAATTACAATTCAATATTTTGAAAATGGATCTTTTAAATCAATAGTTTTGGCAATTATTTCATCAACTTTTTTTCGATATGTTTGAATTTTTTGGATCGCCTCATGATATGGATTATTTTCTTGGTAATGCATAAAA
The DNA window shown above is from Mesomycoplasma ovipneumoniae and carries:
- the ruvA gene encoding Holliday junction branch migration protein RuvA yields the protein MQIYQYGKIVSKNKNYLIIENQGSGYLLYVPRIDRFNIDENRKIYLYEYENDYSKITYGFASFRERILFEDLISIQGVGPKTAISVLNGGVQNTINLIAANDWKGLSKIPYLSEKNAKQIVFEFHGKYKKFLENDKKQNQENILETDSKEVEKTDDLNDEILQNNSVEEKTSSELEETLKMLGFKPNQINYALTKVEPNENFENLIEQAIKIISNAREFRS
- the ruvB gene encoding Holliday junction branch migration DNA helicase RuvB, coding for MPENLEVRPTNFDNFIGQQKLVETLKILISSSQKRKQALDHILFYGPPGTGKTTLANIVANVLESKIKYVQGPLLEKKADVLAVLANISQDTILFIDEIHGINKNIEELLYSAMEEFVIDLQIGVDGEQKIMRMKLPHFTLIAASTKLAQISTPLQNRFGYIAKIVNYTTDEMVQIISNSAAILKLEVNKEIIKYIASFSNNTPRIANNLLKRIRDFALVLNKKKIDREIVNKTFDSIGIYNQGLSQINIEYLNTLFKIFKGKSVALDVLANVLKEHRQTIINIIEPPLIEKELIEKTPRGRRITSKGKQYLTDLTAKDEKNT